From Equus quagga isolate Etosha38 unplaced genomic scaffold, UCLA_HA_Equagga_1.0 97249_RagTag, whole genome shotgun sequence:
ggacagagacagaaagagaggagaaatataAATGTGGGCATAAGGATAGATGTCTTCTAAAGGAGGCACAGGAAATCATTGACAGGAGTTATTCCTAGGGCGCAGATTAAGAAGGAAGTTCATCTTTATTATAAACTCTTTTGAACTCTTCTTTTTTACCAAGTGCATAATTTTTGTTAACTCTtggattaaaaagaataaaagtatttcTCCACCTCACGGGATCGCTGTGCTGAGCAAGACTTGGAGTGAACACTTCCTCCGAAACGCCTGTCCAGTCCAACATCTCCTCACCataccccagcccctggcctggctCAGGCCTTGGATCTCCTCCCTGGGCCCGATCCTACAGCTTGTCCTCTCCAGTAGGCCCCCCCCCAGCCTAGAAATCTCTCTCTGCTACCCAGATCTCAcctgtcctcctcctgctcaAACACCTTCCTTGGTTCCCCATTGCCTTTGAGTTAAAAATGGAGCCCTTAACATTTCACTAAAGTCTTCCACAACCAGCCTCTCCTGCCATCTCCCAGCCTCATCATCTCACCATGAGTcagtctctctctcattctcccgCCCTTCCcgtctccttcccttcctttgtccctccatcccccactctctctctccctctcttgctccctccttccctctcctttctctctctctccttccccctcctccattCTATTCGTCTCTCCcgctctttgtctctctttatctctccctctctgctaccttccctccccctctccctctccctgtgcccttctcctccccatcaCTTTTGCCCACACTATCTTCTTGAGAGAACCACACACAACTACACCCAAATGTCTACTGATCAGCATTCAAGGTCTCAGCTGAGAACTCTCTCCAACCTCAGTCTTGCCTGTCCTGCTCTGAACCCAGGTCCTGCCCATGTGGACTGGGTGTGTCCTGACCTGGGATGATCCCCCACCAGGCTGGGAGCTCCTGGAAGGCACAGGCAAGGTCTGGGTGCTTCCCGGGTCTCCAGGACACAGGATAGGGCTGAGAAGAGCTGGGGACGGCACAGAATTGGGGATGGGCATGCAGTGTGGCAGTGTTTGCTGAATGGGGACTGGATGGATGAAGGTGGAGGTGTTCATGGACAAGAGTTGAGTGACTTCAATCCCCAGGTGTcccctgtgaaccctggactgaACAATATGATAGGAGTTAGGAGCCCAGCAAACATCCAGGCGGTGCAGATGTTTGAAAGAATgtgatttcagagagaaaagtAAGGGAGCAGAAGGGAGGTTCACTCTCTGAACATGTCCTGAGGGGCATGATCTGCCCTCACACATTGCACTAATTCTCTCAACCGCCCAGATCTTCTACTCAGAAGGGTTTTCCCTGTCCTTATCGACCCGGGCTGGGTACCAGACCCCgcctctgggctctgctcctATTTCCACTAAGCAAAAATCACAGAATGGATGAAAAGATCTTCCCACTCCCAGCTGGGGAGCAGAGCCAAGGAGAGGGTTTCAGGAACAGACCATGTGCACCTGCACTCACCACTCAATCTCTTTAGGCTCGCGGTCCCTTAGGTGGTCTCGCACCTCCTGCCGGCAGCGCTGCTGGTGCTCTGGGTGCCTCGCGAGGTTGTACAGGACCCAGGAGAGGCCGCTGGCTGTGGTGTCATGTCCTGAGAGGCAGCCAGACAGGTCTGGGTCTCTCAGCGACTTCAGCACCAGAAGGTGGACAGCGCCCTGACACTAAGGCCCTCAGGGAGGACAGGGGACTATGGGCTGGTCCAGGGCCCACCAACCAAATCCCTGGGATAGAGAGACCCCTGCCCCTTCTGTATTCTCACCCCCAAACATAAAGGTGTCAGCTTCAGCTCGGATGTCCTCATCTGACAGTTCCTTCCCATCTTCAtcctggagagaaagcaagacCCACAAAATCACCAGTTCCTAGGGGCCCTGAGACAATCTCTGAAGCTCCATCATCATCCCAGGAACCCAAGCCAACCCTGCACTCCTGGACCTTCCTTGGTCCCTATCCCCAGAGGCCCCACCCCACAGGCCTCCTCCTTGGCATCCTTGCCTCCTCTCTTGTCCCTGGTGGGAGGAATCAATGATCCATGAACATTTCCATGGTTCGTGATGAAGGCTTTCTGAGAAAAATTTATTGGCAACCTGGGCTGCAGGATGATTGACTGGCAACTTGCCTTGGAAGTTAGTGATTGAGCATCCCTCCAGAGCAATTTGCTCACATTGTTGGATGGTAGATCCAGAGATTCCTTATCTCCCCTGGAGATAACCCTACAGAACCTACAGACTTTGCCTTCTCACTGAAGATCTGCTTATATTCCAGaaaattctccttctcctcctctccttgtctctctcaccataaggaagaaaggacagatgAGTCAGCTGTCCTAAGTTCCAAAGTTCATACTGTGGGGACACCTCTCTCATGATGCAAGCATGGCTGCATGCACAAGTAAAAGCATCATGTCACCCTCAGAGGAACTTGGGAATGGGGAACCAGAGCCACACTTCTGCTCTGGCTACTGTTACTACTGTGAGCAATAAGTTGGCCACTCTGATCCAGGGTTCTGAGGTACATATAGGTGTagtctaatatatatatattagactCAATAAGTTAATCATATGTATAGATATGTAaagtcccaggccctgcccagcatcagTTTCAGACTTAGCAGTCCCCCGGAGCCTGCATTCCACACAGTCATCTCTAAAACATACCCCTGacccatccctcccttcctcaagCACCTTCCATGCCTCCTCACTGCCCTCTGGATCAGGTCCAAGTTCTCCCATCTGACATTTGAAATCAAGGTACATCGTCCCTCTCGAATTCAGATCCCAGAGAAGCCCACCTTAGCCAGCAGGAGCACATCGATGAAGTCCAAAGTCTTGACCTTAGCCTTAGCCTTGAGGAGGTCATCAAGACCCTGATCAGGGAGGGTGCGGCGGCGCTCCTGGATGATGGAATCTGTGAAGTCGTGCACCAGGCGGCAGACCCTACGGAAGCGCTGTCCCTCAGAGGTGAGGTGGTACAGGGAGTCCATGTACAGGAAGATCTGCTCATTCCGCTTTGTCACAAGGGCACTGAGCTCCAAGACAGCAGAAATGTATTCACTAGGCTTCCTGCAGGATGCGGGCATGAAGGGAGGCAACAACTTAGCTCACCTGAAGCCCCGGAAGCACCTCCCACCAGAAGGCAGGTCCAATCtcccatggggaaactgagtctccagGAACAGATGGACCCacagatggatggtggggatgatCCAGGAGACGTGGCTCTccagtctttcttctctccctgcttcctagTCTCTGTGAGCTGCCTCCATGTGCCAGGTGCCCAGGGCACAGCTGAGACATCATGCTTCTCTCCTCTATCTGCCCTTCTCCTTCCAAAGCTGTCCACACAGCTGAGACTTTGTCCTCTCCCAACTGACAGTGGACCTAGCCTCTCCTGAGTCTCCACGCATCCATTGTCAACACCACCTGTATCTACATGACAGTCTGTCTTCTCTAGAGTCAGACATCCAAGCTCAGCTTTGACCACAACCCTCATCTGCTCAAACACCTTCCATGGTTCCCTGGAAACCTCAGTATCAGGTTCATCTTCCTTTGCTTGGCTTTTTAATGTCATTAAGACCTACCCCTGCCTACAACTCCAACCTCACTACCCAGGTGTCTCCTCATTGTTGCAAACTCTCTGCTCTTCCTAGCCTCCTGGCCTGCATCAAACATTTCTACCTACCCAAAAGGATTGCTctgtctctttccccttccctgaaCTTTGGTGTCCAGCTCAGAcccttctcctccaggaaggccctTCTGATTGTCATGGTCAGTCCTCCCTCCATCTATTCCCTTGTGTCTATGGCCCATGTTCCCAGGCCTTGGGCAAGGACTCACTCCTGGCAATCGCTGTTGAAACTGAAGACACATTTCTGCAGACTGTCGAGGGTCATGAGGCTGATGTGCTCAAACATGTCCAGATGGGCACTGCCCTCCGAGGCCAGGCGCTTCCACTTGGCCTGGACAGAGAAGCAGCAGATCCTAGGCTGGGACTGGCCGCCCCTGAGCCCCGCGCCAACCCAACACCAGGATGGGCTCCCCAGACCAAGCTTCTTGGTCCCAGGCACCTGTCCTGTGGAGGACCAGGCATGAGTGGGAGTGGACGCTGTTACTGTGAGGACATGAAGACCCCACAGctggaagtcaggagacctgcattccagtcctggctctgcctgctACACGCCGTGCGCCCTTGGCCAgctcatttccttcctctgggctccacTTGTCAAATCCTCAGTGAAAGGTCAGATGACCTGCTTTGGTGTCAGACAAACcaggttggaatcccagctccacttGTTAGCTCACTTGCTGTCTGTGTGAACTCCAGCAACTCcctaacctctctcagcctcagtttcaccatctgcaATGGGGAAAAAGAATCTCCACCTCACAGGGacgtgaaaattaaattagacaaCACACGTCATGGAATTGCCATGTAACTTCTGGCATatagaaagtgttcaataaatgctagctttCATCATCCTACTGTTATATATTGGCTAGGATACTGTCCCCTATGTTGGTAGCAGTAGTCCTCCATGGGACCTGAGCACCCTGCACATTCTTGCTGGGTATGCCAAAAACATGTTCACTTATGTTGAACATAAAACACGCCAAAAACTGGGCCACTTATCAGAGCTGTGTTTGCAGAAAACAACAttgagggaagaggaaatgtctcccCCTGGGCACATATCAGGCTTGCTTCCAATTGCTATGAAACTCATGCAGTCCCTAAACCTAGTGCTCCTCCTGTGCATTGCAACATACTGCATGAGCAGGCATCCGTGGAAGCCCACCTGTGTTGTCCTCATGGGAATTGGGGACTTGGAGAAAGAATGCAAACCAACAATGGGCACGTGCCGCTTGCCGAGCCATGAGTAATAAACTGTCCTTTGTCTCTGGttcaggagtctcatgtcttctggcAGGATCCACAAAACACTAACGAGCTTACTTGTTAGCTAGCAAGTGTGTGAAAGTCCCAGGCACTTCACAAAACCCCCACCTCCAATGCTTCACCTCCCTACATCCACCCTTTGCAATGTGCCTGTGAACTTCCATGAGGAGAAGCCACACATTTCACCACCCTTTCATTCTGTGCTCGTCTTtgaacttgctttggccaatgtgGTAAAAATGATGAGTGATCTTCCGAAACCTAGAGCTCAAGAGGCATTGAAGCTTCCTCTCAGCCTCTTGGAACCCGGCCTCTGCCATGTGAACAGCCTGAAATGCCTTCTGGAGGGAGGGAACCACACAAGAGGATTGCCCCAACTGAGAGCATCCTAGACCAGCCTGCAGCCAACCAAGCCCCAAACACATGAGAGGACTGAGCCCAGAACATCAAAGTACCTGACCCACAGCTGATCACAGATACGTAAGTGACCCCATCCACATCCAGAAGAACCAGCTCACTGACTCGTAGACTTGTTAgcaataataaaactttatatattgAAAAGTGGCTTGTTACTCCATATTCAGGACTCAACATGCAATATTCATCACTATCGTCAACAGTGTCTCAGGATTCCAAGGCTTCTGAGAGGGAAACATAGAAACTAGCAcatgagcacctactatgtgccagggacgtGGGTCCATTACGTCATCTTGTCCATCCTGCAAAGTGAGGcttattatccccagtttacagctgaggaaaccaaggctcagaaaggagAAGCAATGGCCCCAAAGCTACCCAGGAGAGTCAGAATTCCAGACAAGATGTCTCTGAGCCCCCATTGCCCCCAAGGCTCCAGGTAGGAGCTTGGGTTCAAGAGACTCACATGCATGATGTTCACACTGTCATTGAAAATCCTCACGTAGGACTTCAGGATGTTGAAGTGGAAGGCGGGTGTCAGCATGCGGCGGTGCCTGCTCCACTTGTCACCACCACTCAGCAGGAGCCCATCCCCTGGTAGGGGCAGCCACAGAGAGTGAGCAAGGGAGGGCCTTCCCCTGGGCCCCAAGGTTGTCCCCAATCCCCTCACATGCAGTTACTCACCCAGCCAGGGCTTCAGGAAACTGTAGAAGACCATGTCCTTAGGCGCGATGGCAGCTGACATGAGAGATAAGCCATCAGGGGCCATGtagcgggggaggggagggactttTGAGGCAAGGCGGGGCCCCAGCCAGGGGTGTGCACTCCCCCTCCATGCCCAGCATAGCAGGAGTTGGGGCAAGGGCAGAGGAATC
This genomic window contains:
- the LOC124234624 gene encoding cytochrome P450 4F2-like isoform X1, encoding MRVVTQLVANYPQGFVTWLGPVIPLVNLCHPDMVRTVLSASAAIAPKDMVFYSFLKPWLGDGLLLSGGDKWSRHRRMLTPAFHFNILKSYVRIFNDSVNIMHAKWKRLASEGSAHLDMFEHISLMTLDSLQKCVFSFNSDCQEKPSEYISAVLELSALVTKRNEQIFLYMDSLYHLTSEGQRFRRVCRLVHDFTDSIIQERRRTLPDQGLDDLLKAKAKVKTLDFIDVLLLAKDEDGKELSDEDIRAEADTFMFGGHDTTASGLSWVLYNLARHPEHQQRCRQEVRDHLRDREPKEIEWDDLAQLPFLTMCIKESLRLHPPAVGISRRCTQDIVLPDGRVIPKGIICVISIFGTHHNPSVWPNPEVYDPFRFDPENTKERSPLAFIPFSAGPRNCIGQTFAMTEMKVVLALTLLSFRVLPAGEEPRRKPELILRAEGGLWLRVEPLSAGPQ
- the LOC124234624 gene encoding cytochrome P450 4F2-like isoform X3, with protein sequence MRVVTQLVANYPQGFVTWLGPVIPLVNLCHPDMVRTVLSASAAIAPKDMVFYSFLKPWLGDGLLLSGGDKWSRHRRMLTPAFHFNILKSYVRIFNDSVNIMHAKWKRLASEGSAHLDMFEHISLMTLDSLQKCVFSFNSDCQEKPSEYISAVLELSALVTKRNEQIFLYMDSLYHLTSEGQRFRRVCRLVHDFTDSIIQERRRTLPDQGLDDLLKAKAKVKTLDFIDVLLLAKDEDGKELSDEDIRAEADTFMFGGHDTTASGLSWVLYNLARHPEHQQRCRQEVRDHLRDREPKEIEWDDLAQLPFLTMCIKESLRLHPPAVGISRRCTQDIVLPDGRVIPKGALNVKRRRILGKKRGPYARG
- the LOC124234624 gene encoding cytochrome P450 4F2-like isoform X2; amino-acid sequence: MRVVTQLVANYPQGFVTWLGPVIPLVNLCHPDMVRTVLSASAAIAPKDMVFYSFLKPWLGDGLLLSGGDKWSRHRRMLTPAFHFNILKSYVRIFNDSVNIMHAKWKRLASEGSAHLDMFEHISLMTLDSLQKCVFSFNSDCQEKPSEYISAVLELSALVTKRNEQIFLYMDSLYHLTSEGQRFRRVCRLVHDFTDSIIQERRRTLPDQGLDDLLKAKAKVKTLDFIDVLLLAKDEDGKELSDEDIRAEADTFMFGGHDTTASGLSWVLYNLARHPEHQQRCRQEVRDHLRDREPKEIEWDDLAQLPFLTMCIKESLRLHPPAVGISRRCTQDIVLPDGRVIPKGIICVISIFGTHHNPSVWPNPEVYDPFRFDPENTKERSPLAFIPFSAGPR